GGCCCCGTAACCAATAGTTCACCTCACAACGAGATGCCCGGTCTTCCTGTTGTTGCTGATGGGAAGGGACAAGATGGTGTCCCTGTgctgacaaagagaaaaagaggcagACCAAGAAAAAAGGCGATGGTAGTAGTTGAAACGATGGTTGttaaggctgctgctgctgctgctgctgctgctgccgaggCTCCTCCGGCTGCTTCGGTGAATAATGCTACAGGTCCTGCGGGGCGGCTGAGGAGTAGAGGTGAACCGCAGGAAGAAACGcctcagagaaaaagaaaagaatcagaACGCAGCGTAGACGCCAAGCCAACTGAGGTGACAGAACAAAGTAATACATTGATCCTTCAAGGTATTAAAAGAAGGAGATCTAAACTGGCTGATCAGCCAGTTCCAGCTAAGGTGTGCCGGCTGGAAGTTTCCCCGAAGACCTCGTCAATGTTGATCATCAACACCAGGTGTGGGGAGAGAGCGAGGACCGATAAGAAGCAGCCGGAAGAAAACGCTCCAGAGCGAGAGACCGACTTAGATGGAAAGACCGGTCACCTCCGCCGGCAAGGAGGGCAAAAGCAGCGCACGGAACTGCAGGAAGGCGCATTACCGCAGGGAGGTTCGCAGCCAGCGGGGCCTAAAGTCATTTCTTTGAGCAGCCCGACTCCTTGTGATGACCCTCTGAACATTAAACAGCCGGCCGAAATGAAGGGCAGCGAGGAGTCCCAATTAAAAAGCAGCCTCGGGTCCTCAAAAGGTCCGCAGAGCTCCGAGTCCTCCAGCGCAGACGTCGTAACGTCCCGTAAACAAGCAGCTAAATCGTTTGCAGTCCCACCTGCTGTGAAAGCTGAGAGTATTCAGATCGAGTTGGATCATTTAAATCCTTCGTCAGAGTCGCGTGGGCCTAAATCTTTGCGTTGCAACACCACAGTTGAAGCTCAAGGTCCAAACAGGGCTTTCCGGCGCAAGAGAGgcggcaagaggaggaggaggataaggagcgttgtgttgcagagcgaGCAGCCTGTAGAGGCTCGTGAAAGCAGCGAGGACACTCTGCAAAATACAGACTATGGTGACGAGTACAAGGAGGCCGACTCTGATGTCAACtatgtaaaaaggggggggAAATCTCTTTTAAAATGTGGTTACTGTGGTCAAACGTTTAAATTTCTATCTCAGTTCATCATACACCAACGCGTCCATACAGGAGAACGACCTTTCAAATGCCCTGAGTGTGACAAAGGTTTCAGCAAAAACTCTAACTTAAATCTTCATCtcaagacacacaaaaagagcaAAATATATCAGAAATGTCCATTTTGCAAGATCAAATTCTCTTGCTCCGAGTATTCCTCTCATATGAAAATGCATGCTCAAATGCTGGACCGGGACACTGAGAACAACGCAACCAACAAACATAGCGCGAGGAAGGACTATAAAGACAGCGAGGGACTTCATAGACCCGTTTCACTggaaaagagggaaaacaaagtGTGCCAATATTGCGGTAAAACATTCCTGTTTCAGTCGGCCCTCATAAGACACGTGCGCGTCCACACGGGAGAGAAGCCTTATAAATGTGACATATGTGGCAAAGCCTTCGGTCAGGCCTATTTCCTCCGCGTTCACGAGCTGACACACTGGTCCGTGAAGCGCTACAACTGCACGCGCTGTGAGAAAGCGTTCACCCATTACAGCAACGCTAAAAACCACCGGTGCAGACCTGTAAAGAGCAGCGAGGACTCGCCGCCCAGCCGGCGTCCGCGGCCCGCGCTGACGTACACGTGCCACATCTGCAAGAATGTCTTTGACCACCTGCAGGAGTTCAACGGCCACATGAGAGCCCACACGGGGGCGAACCTTTACCGCTGCCTGTACTGTGACAAGCTGTTTGGCGTCCTGTCCGAATTCGTTGCCCATCGCGGCCGTTGCCGCGGAGAGAGCAGCGTCTCCAGCTCGGCAAAGGAGCAAGAGACGATGTCGCTGGTACAGTACACGGTGCCGTCGCTGCGCTGTTTGTCGGGACCCAATCCGGCATCCTCGCCCCCGGGCGCGAATTGTAGGGAAGCGCGGAAGACGGCGCCACAGGCCGCTCCCAAGAAACGCTCGGCCGCGTCCAAGAAGCCGTTCCAGTCGACGGCCAAGCGCCCGGCTCCCCTGGTGTCCAAGTTGAACAGGCTGGACAACCGCTCGGACCCCAAGAAGTATCTCTGCCCGAGCTGCGGGCGCCTGTTCAGGCACATGGGCAGACTCCGGGCCCACATGCTCACGCATGCCGCGGGTCAAAGTTACACGTGTGCCTGTTGCGGCAAGACCCTGGCGACCTGGAGGAAGCTGTGGCATCACCAGAGAGTCCACCGACAGAGGCGCGGACGCTTCACCTGTCCTCAGTGCGGGCAAGGGTTTCGGTTCGTGCATTCGTATAAAAAGCACATGAGCGAGCACCCCGAGGTCCAGTGGATTGAGATCCGGCCCAAGAAGGTGTTTCTGCCTTATCAATGTGAGCAGTGCAGGTGCAGCTTTAAGACTCTCGATTTGCTCTTCACTCACCAGCTTTGCCATCCCTCGACGCACAAGGACTCTGATTTCGATTTTTCCATAGATGATCATACAGAGACGTTGATCCCGCCCACCAACAGCCACGCGGCCGCGTGGCATTCGGATCCTTTGGAAAACCGCAATGGTTCTCTCGGCCCGTTACCCAAATGTCCCGACGGATCAACGCGAGAGTCTCCTCAAGCCCTCACAATGCCCATCGTCAAAGGCAGCGGCCCTGATTTGGATGAAAGTCCCACGCGTCCCAGCAGCACACAATCGATCCAAGATGCAGAAGCCGGTCGTGATAAAATAGATGAAAATGCGTTCGGAAAAACAATTCATCCCTCGAGAACTGTGAAAAGACACATTAGCCAAAATGTCAGCATATCGAATGAGGCGTCTGCAGCCGGTGTGACGTGCGCCGTGTGTGGGGATGCATATGCTGTTATTTCAGACCTTTATCACCATTATTTGCAGCACGCTAGAGGCCAGTTGTGATGAGCTAAGTGGAGATACGTTCCCCTTTCGTGCTCACAGAACACAAAGGATCGTGTACGGAAATACAGAACTGCCGATATCGTCCGTTTACACCTGGTGAGGTTGTGGGAAATGAAATGCATCAGAAATCATTTGGAAGATTTGTTTACAGACATTTATTAATCCTGTCATGCCTGACAGATTCTGAATTaggaacttcttttttttttttttcatttagtttatgTAATTACATTTCTGTCCATCCACGTGtcaaaaagatgaagaagaaagaagttTAGTGCATTGACACCCTTGAATGataaactatttttaaatgGTTAATTATGGGATAATATAAGATTTGTttgattgaaaatgaaataaccGTAAAAAAACGTTGCCATTTAACCTTCTGGCATCTTCATTGCGTAACAGCGAAAAGGACCTTGCGCGGGTTAGAGGGCCGGATGCCGTGaaaatttattttgtttggcagACCTGGAAAAAATAACTTTGAACTTCTTTTCTTGGTATTTACGTTATGACCAATGggaattttgttttaaatgtgtatatttCAAATCTTGCCTTTTTTGTCTTCTGCAAGTGAACGTGTCATTCATAATGTTTAGGTGATTGGTCTCATCTGCAACAAGGACATGCATTTACATCATAAAAGCAAATCTCTGCTCTACATGAACTGCACGTGTTCATCAAGACTTGCCCTATTGTTGACGTGTTTTATGATGACATTGAACGCCTTATCATCTTTAGAAAAATGCCTTTTCATGCTTCAACGTAAGCTTTGATTTAGTTATTGTCTTAATACCAATAAAGgccatttttgtatttatatgtgAACATCTTCATTATTTTATGACAGAATGCCAATCTGTGTTCATAACCATTAGATCCTAAAATCCTAAATGTTAGGTTAGGAAGAAATTTGTGTCATGAATATCATTTCATTATTGCTTGACAAGAGAAGTAACTTAACTGACGTTAGTTACAGTTCAATTTATTTCCTGTTGTCTTAAACATCTGTGGTTTGTTTACGTTGAAGTCAATCATGTTTGTAGTGATGCAATTCAGTACAGTTCTTTTATTCTGCCAAGAAATCAAATGGATGAGCTGTAtttgatattcatttttaatggaCGATGCCGTTTTCTGTACTTCAACCAATGGCCGAGGTGACTTTAGTTGGAGGACATGGTGCTGCGGATCCAGGAGGTGTAGTTGCAGACCTTGGCGTAGACTCCAGGATTGTTCCTCTGGGCGCAGCCATAACCCCAGGACACCACTCCCTGCAGCTGATTGTTGCACACCACGGGGCCGCCAGAGTCACCCTGATAGCACACAGGTGGAAAGGACAAAACGTAAGGGGACACGTTGAACCGTTTGATGCGCTAGGAAACCGTGGTGAGGACTTCCGCTGGTACCTGGCAGGAGTCCTTGCCTCCCTCGATGAATCCAGCACAGAACATGTTGGAGGTGATCTGTCCAGGGTAggcagacctgcagctgctgtcaCTCAGGATGGGGGCATCCAGGCACATCATGCGATCAGGGTAGTAGCCttgagagaaagatggagagcaGATGTAAGCGTTTCCGCCCCCACAATGCACTTTGAGTGCTTTGCAGCTCTGACTGCATGTGCTACTGACTTCCAGTGGCGCTGGTGTTGCCCCATCCAGAGATCAGGCAGCGGGTGCCAGAGCTGGCACAGCTGGAGGGCAGGGACACGGTGCCGACGTAGCTGTTCAGGGAGGCGGGCCTGCTCAGCTTGATCAGCATGATGTCATTGTCCAGGTTGCCGCTGTTGTAGCTGGGGTGACGGATGACCTTAGCGGAGTCGATGAACTGCTCCGTGCCCTCGTTGACAGCAATGTTGTGCTCACCGAGACGCACCTGGACacggctgcagagagagacacgggcCTTTAACAGCAGGTAAGCAACCCGACTTTGCACCTGTAgctcagaggtcttcaacagggggtctgcAACCCCCAAGGGGTCCGCGAAgatactgcaggggggtcgcgaaatttttggttgataagacaattttttaaaacaattttttcccccacaaatgtaaatgtcttcagaatcagaatcagaattgtatttatggtctttaaatacacattaacatgaatccaacatattgtagcgaacggataaactgatggagaagacgttatctgtcagtgcgcaacacacacgttcagcttccctcagcagctctcaagctgggcaccggttcactcactgctcctttcatgtgaatacgacagcgcaggcaccagccaatcagatcgcgtttatgctcacgtctaaagagcgtgaagctcaaaaataaaagatggcggagcaagctccgtagaatagggggtccctgctccacctcgccatcagtttgggggaccttggcttgaaaaacgttgaagacctctgctgtaGCTCATTTCATGTTGAAAGAAAATGCTGCTCATCTTAAACCACAAAACGTTCTATTAGAACGACAGAGGAAGACGTGTGcgtcaaatgaaatgtgtgtcctTACGACTTGTAGCAGTGAGCGGCAGACAGCACCCAGGTGCTGGAGATCAGGGAGCCTCCACAGAAGTGGTAGCCGGAGCTCAGGGAGACCTGGTAGGCCACAGCGTTCTTTCTGCACTCGTAGCCTCCGACGATCTTGTCATCCTCGATGGGAGCAGCAACTGATGGCAATAaaaaaggtgaaatatttgAAGAAAGTTTAAATAACCTTTTGCACACtctcataaaacagacaaattgCTTTAAAGAACATCTTAAAAGGAATATTCATTCTCACATGCCGCTGCGAACAGAGCCAGTAGAATGAAAGCCTTCATGTTGCGTTGTCTCAGCCTCGGTGTCAGCTCAGCTGCACCGCAGCCCCTTTTATACCCAGTCCGTCCCTTTGCTATCAGATTTTCCGAGGTCATGAACTATTTCCAGTTTTCCAACTTGCTGTTAACGCTGAGTAACGTGTGTGAAAACGCATCTGGAGGACGTGAGCCAACATATGGATAATGTTAGCTTTAGTCCCAGCGCCTGCAGCGTACACAGAGCTTATAAAGCATAAATAACTGTTGATTTCTTTTCAAGACATGTGGAAATTTTGTTGTATTATATGATTTTTAAAATGCCTCTTTATCTGTCAATGAAATGCACTACATTGCCACCCGTCATTACCTGTTACGTGCACAAGATCAACAACAACGCTCTTATCAACAATATATGTAAGTTGTCTGTATTTAATTTATAATGTCTATTTTCACCCAATGGCAATTAAAGGTTTTTTGTTGTCTGTCTCCTCACGATTCATAAATATCAACAACCTTGACATTTTCCAATTGTTTATTTAACGCAGTCTGATGGCAAGTTCACATGAATGTGATTAGTACCACACATTAATTCATGGCTCAAAACATCACTCCTCTATTTATTTTAATGGCGATCACTGCATACGTACGGCTGATGCTCATGACTCTCTTAAAGGATGTTGCGACCTGGTCTGATGTGGCAGCAACAGATCAAATATCCGTCTCCGTGTCATTAAATATTGGGAGTACATCATTAGAATATATAATAACTTAGAAAGTACGCTAGTTAGAGCCACGGCtctttaatattttattgcTGGATATTCTACTGGTTTTATCTTTGATCACTGGGACTAACATGACACTCAGCTTAGAGTCAGGAAGTATGTCATGCATTGGCAATAAACACATAGTGAGTAACACTGGAGTTCCACGTTTTGTGTGCTTAAGAAATTCTGATTTTATTTGATCGAGGCCACGTGCTTTAACCATTGCCAATTTCCCCAAAAACGTACAGCACTTTATCGAGTGTAATAGACACACCAGCGTCAAGAGAAACGTCCCCAATATTACATAAATCACTCCTAACGCTGTTTAAAATAACGTGATAATGTTTAGTCCACAGATCTACTATACTTTCCAAACCAGTAGCCCCACCAATAAGGGATGGTGAAgacatcttaatgttattggCAAGTTGGCAACCTTAACTTCTTTCCAGATGTCATAGACATTATTCTGCTGAAGGTTGTTGTCCGTTGAGTTTGCCTTCATGGccttcttatttatttaaataaagcatACTGCTTATTTCATTTTACAATTTGCAATGTGTCCTGTATTCAGACTCTGGCCAATGTCTTGCTTTTCCTGATAAAATCCAGTGTTTAATGATccataataaaaatgaatcctGTATTAATTCCTGTGGGGAAATTATTCCCTGCATTTAAGCCATTATCCTCTATAGTATGTAGTTTAGACACATTTGTTCTATAAGATTATCTTGCTTAGCTATTTTTTTGGCAGAATGGTTCACTGCTATTTATTAAACAACTGACAATTGTATAACGCATTATGCAAAGATAACCGATCTTTGCAGTTAATCTTGC
This genomic stretch from Gasterosteus aculeatus chromosome 20, fGasAcu3.hap1.1, whole genome shotgun sequence harbors:
- the LOC120811113 gene encoding uncharacterized protein LOC120811113 isoform X1 gives rise to the protein MGSKMSFSRASGDQSTVSDLTSVASRPLNSIHAPSDCKQTPGHESGREEDVDSKRGGEMKAAALIQPAPESHSSGRVEPDGRADSRTAGGEDCQRGEHAPLQAGMEGKSQPPAIVCSSTTDNHGHPVDVRRKPGRPRKIKAPLTEGKNNLSLAVHDAVQHKEISTTIPLPRDGPVTNSSPHNEMPGLPVVADGKGQDGVPVLTKRKRGRPRKKAMVVVETMVVKAAAAAAAAAAEAPPAASVNNATGPAGRLRSRGEPQEETPQRKRKESERSVDAKPTEVTEQSNTLILQGIKRRRSKLADQPVPAKVCRLEVSPKTSSMLIINTRCGERARTDKKQPEENAPERETDLDGKTGHLRRQGGQKQRTELQEGALPQGGSQPAGPKVISLSSPTPCDDPLNIKQPAEMKGSEESQLKSSLGSSKGPQSSESSSADVVTSRKQAAKSFAVPPAVKAESIQIELDHLNPSSESRGPKSLRCNTTVEAQGPNRAFRRKRGGKRRRRIRSVVLQSEQPVEARESSEDTLQNTDYGDEYKEADSDVNYVKRGGKSLLKCGYCGQTFKFLSQFIIHQRVHTGERPFKCPECDKGFSKNSNLNLHLKTHKKSKIYQKCPFCKIKFSCSEYSSHMKMHAQMLDRDTENNATNKHSARKDYKDSEGLHRPVSLEKRENKVCQYCGKTFLFQSALIRHVRVHTGEKPYKCDICGKAFGQAYFLRVHELTHWSVKRYNCTRCEKAFTHYSNAKNHRCRPVKSSEDSPPSRRPRPALTYTCHICKNVFDHLQEFNGHMRAHTGANLYRCLYCDKLFGVLSEFVAHRGRCRGESSVSSSAKEQETMSLVQYTVPSLRCLSGPNPASSPPGANCREARKTAPQAAPKKRSAASKKPFQSTAKRPAPLVSKLNRLDNRSDPKKYLCPSCGRLFRHMGRLRAHMLTHAAGQSYTCACCGKTLATWRKLWHHQRVHRQRRGRFTCPQCGQGFRFVHSYKKHMSEHPEVQWIEIRPKKVFLPYQCEQCRCSFKTLDLLFTHQLCHPSTHKDSDFDFSIDDHTETLIPPTNSHAAAWHSDPLENRNGSLGPLPKCPDGSTRESPQALTMPIVKGSGPDLDESPTRPSSTQSIQDAEAGRDKIDENAFGKTIHPSRTVKRHISQNVSISNEASAAGVTCAVCGDAYAVISDLYHHYLQHARGQL
- the LOC120811113 gene encoding uncharacterized protein LOC120811113 isoform X2; protein product: MKAAALIQPAPESHSSGRVEPDGRADSRTAGGEDCQRGEHAPLQAGMEGKSQPPAIVCSSTTDNHGHPVDVRRKPGRPRKIKAPLTEGKNNLSLAVHDAVQHKEISTTIPLPRDGPVTNSSPHNEMPGLPVVADGKGQDGVPVLTKRKRGRPRKKAMVVVETMVVKAAAAAAAAAAEAPPAASVNNATGPAGRLRSRGEPQEETPQRKRKESERSVDAKPTEVTEQSNTLILQGIKRRRSKLADQPVPAKVCRLEVSPKTSSMLIINTRCGERARTDKKQPEENAPERETDLDGKTGHLRRQGGQKQRTELQEGALPQGGSQPAGPKVISLSSPTPCDDPLNIKQPAEMKGSEESQLKSSLGSSKGPQSSESSSADVVTSRKQAAKSFAVPPAVKAESIQIELDHLNPSSESRGPKSLRCNTTVEAQGPNRAFRRKRGGKRRRRIRSVVLQSEQPVEARESSEDTLQNTDYGDEYKEADSDVNYVKRGGKSLLKCGYCGQTFKFLSQFIIHQRVHTGERPFKCPECDKGFSKNSNLNLHLKTHKKSKIYQKCPFCKIKFSCSEYSSHMKMHAQMLDRDTENNATNKHSARKDYKDSEGLHRPVSLEKRENKVCQYCGKTFLFQSALIRHVRVHTGEKPYKCDICGKAFGQAYFLRVHELTHWSVKRYNCTRCEKAFTHYSNAKNHRCRPVKSSEDSPPSRRPRPALTYTCHICKNVFDHLQEFNGHMRAHTGANLYRCLYCDKLFGVLSEFVAHRGRCRGESSVSSSAKEQETMSLVQYTVPSLRCLSGPNPASSPPGANCREARKTAPQAAPKKRSAASKKPFQSTAKRPAPLVSKLNRLDNRSDPKKYLCPSCGRLFRHMGRLRAHMLTHAAGQSYTCACCGKTLATWRKLWHHQRVHRQRRGRFTCPQCGQGFRFVHSYKKHMSEHPEVQWIEIRPKKVFLPYQCEQCRCSFKTLDLLFTHQLCHPSTHKDSDFDFSIDDHTETLIPPTNSHAAAWHSDPLENRNGSLGPLPKCPDGSTRESPQALTMPIVKGSGPDLDESPTRPSSTQSIQDAEAGRDKIDENAFGKTIHPSRTVKRHISQNVSISNEASAAGVTCAVCGDAYAVISDLYHHYLQHARGQL
- the LOC120811144 gene encoding trypsin-3; this encodes MKAFILLALFAAAFAAPIEDDKIVGGYECRKNAVAYQVSLSSGYHFCGGSLISSTWVLSAAHCYKSRVQVRLGEHNIAVNEGTEQFIDSAKVIRHPSYNSGNLDNDIMLIKLSRPASLNSYVGTVSLPSSCASSGTRCLISGWGNTSATGSYYPDRMMCLDAPILSDSSCRSAYPGQITSNMFCAGFIEGGKDSCQGDSGGPVVCNNQLQGVVSWGYGCAQRNNPGVYAKVCNYTSWIRSTMSSN